A section of the Deinococcus sedimenti genome encodes:
- a CDS encoding VOC family protein: protein MTSDLTHSLDVYTRIFGFTLHYTRPGFAYLSLGRAQWMLEQAEPGKAWLTGPLEVPFGRGINFQIVHPQLDALHARLLAEEYPLFQPLRTDTYLEGEVTHTQRQLLVQDPDGYLLRFTD, encoded by the coding sequence ATGACGAGCGACCTGACGCACAGCCTGGACGTGTACACCCGCATCTTCGGCTTCACGCTGCACTACACCCGCCCCGGGTTCGCTTACCTGAGCCTGGGCCGCGCGCAGTGGATGCTGGAGCAGGCGGAGCCGGGGAAGGCGTGGCTGACCGGGCCGCTGGAGGTGCCGTTCGGGCGGGGGATCAACTTCCAGATCGTGCACCCGCAGCTGGACGCTCTGCACGCGCGGCTACTGGCAGAGGAGTACCCGCTGTTCCAGCCGCTGCGCACCGACACGTACCTGGAGGGCGAGGTGACGCATACGCAGCGGCAGCTGCTCGTGCAGGACCCCGACGGGTACCTGCTGCGCTTCACGGACTGA